In Halorientalis sp. LT38, a genomic segment contains:
- a CDS encoding coaE operon protein has protein sequence MIYSVEVQVTAPVNDTEVTDRVADAIFELFPNATIDERPGELVAEAHDLETLSECFHRQEILDAARKVFFENRQGDTFAFDLKKQPAFEGVATFAVGNPSELGDLHVRVRVEEPSVEEYIDHVAPPTEEGRPIQPDDR, from the coding sequence ATGATCTACAGCGTCGAGGTCCAGGTGACCGCGCCGGTCAACGACACGGAGGTCACCGACCGGGTCGCCGACGCCATCTTCGAGCTGTTTCCGAACGCGACGATCGACGAACGGCCCGGCGAGCTGGTGGCCGAGGCCCACGACCTGGAGACCCTCTCGGAGTGCTTCCACCGCCAGGAGATCCTCGACGCCGCCCGGAAGGTCTTCTTCGAGAACCGGCAGGGGGACACCTTCGCCTTCGACCTGAAGAAACAGCCGGCCTTCGAGGGCGTGGCCACCTTCGCGGTGGGCAACCCGAGCGAACTCGGCGACCTGCACGTCCGGGTCCGCGTCGAGGAGCCATCGGTCGAGGAGTACATCGACCACGTCGCGCCCCCGACCGAGGAGGGACGACCGATCCAGCCCGACGACCGATGA